In one window of Plasmodium berghei ANKA genome assembly, chromosome: 14 DNA:
- a CDS encoding methyltransferase, putative — protein sequence MREKVISVINKECEHRAYKLLQHVMYRYIGSLNYQNCRHSHSKLKYEKNTKFKEELYKYHYEPYIDNVNSRPCLYLKDDEENVLYDKKLKKNFPFIYSNQVKNIEEIKQTSLTLVNIKNNKNESFGVATFNPYALITARIISTNHLFTINIHFFIERIKQSLLWRSKIINGEAALKKKFDQTFLSDQSLPINNNSPNQIFQINKEDNIHTNPLISQFSYPQLNSSNCYRLINSEGDHIPGLIIDRYDDIISIQHLTLGCEMMACNINDAIIELLNPKAIIFRNDNKERLNEKLEIYKKVVYGKFSEHVILNENGCFFIIDLINSPNTGWFFNRQHLRNIISNYACQKNVLDLFSYVGSFGIQCLKNGKAMHVTCVEKDKHFVQLAKQSAIINNIAHAPMENSEQSNIEFICLDAITFLKNCNKLFDIIILDPPNLIPKSKFIESGTKKYIDLINLTQNYVTPNGLILIIFTTKLLSYQNYINIINTSFHQSKKNVKIVGQGRASPDHPVNLSLYQFSDFYWFLLQVDF from the coding sequence atgagagaaaaagtaataagtgtaataaataaagaatgtGAACATAGGGCgtataaattattacaaCATGTTATGTACCGATACATTGGTTCCttaaattatcaaaattgtCGCCATTCGCattcaaaattaaaatatgaaaaaaatacaaaatttaaagaagaactatataaatatcattATGAGCCATATATAGATAATGTAAATTCAAGACcatgtttatatttgaaagatgatgaagaaaatgtcctttatgataaaaaattgaaaaaaaattttccttttatttatagtaaccaagtaaaaaatatcgaggaaataaaacaaacaTCATTAACTTTggttaatataaaaaataataaaaatgaatcatTCGGGGTTGCAACATTTAATCCTTATGCTTTAATTACTGCAAGAATAATAAGTACCAATCATTTGTTTACTattaatattcatttttttattgaacGAATAAAACAAAGTTTATTATGGAgatcaaaaataataaatggtGAAGCagctttaaaaaaaaaatttgatcAAACATTTTTATCGGACCAAAGCTTGccaataaataataattcacCAAATCAAATCTTTCAAATCAACAAAGAAGATAATATCCATACAAACCCTCTTATTTCTCAATTTTCATATCCTCAATTAAATAGTAGCAATTGTTATAGACTTATTAATAGTGAAGGGGATCATATTCCTGGACTTATAATCGACAGGTATGATGATATAATTAGTATACAACATTTAACACTAGGATGCGAAATGATGGCTtgtaatattaatgatgcaattattgaattattaaatCCAAAAGctattatatttagaaatgataataaagaacgattaaatgaaaaattagaaatatataaaaaagttgTTTATGGAAAATTTTCTGAACACGtcatattaaatgaaaatggatgtttttttataatagaTCTTATTAATTCTCCGAATACTGGATGGTTTTTTAATAGACAACAtttaagaaatattatatctaATTATGCTTGTCAAAAAAATGTTcttgatttattttcttatgTTGGTTCCTTCGGTATTCAATGTcttaaaaatggaaaagcAATGCATGTCACATGTGTAGAAAAAGATAAACATTTTGTTCAGCTAGCTAAACAATCCgctattataaataatattgcaCACGCTCCTATGGAAAATAGTGAACAAAGTAATATCGAATTCATATGTTTAGATGCTATAACattcttaaaaaattgtaacaAGCTTTTTGATATAATCATTTTGGATCCTCCTAATCTTATCCCAAAATCTAAGTTTATTGAGTCTGGGACAAAAAAGTATATCGATTTAATTAACTTAACACAAAATTATGTCACCCCAAATGGATTAAtacttattatattcacCACAAAATTACTTTCctatcaaaattatataaacattatTAACACATCATTTCATcaatctaaaaaaaatgttaaaattgTTGGACAAGGTCGCGCTTCCCCAGATCACCCTGTTAATTTATCCTTATATCAATTTTCCGATTTTTACTGGTTTTTATTACAAGTtgatttttaa
- a CDS encoding myosin A tail domain interacting protein MTIP, putative — translation MEQQCHMCYFELPDAKTTIGPYDNELNYFMWGPGFEWKPEPVVKQISGEDTYDETEESEESEHGFDELDEKVNKDDRKIYFDEKSSSGKISIENASYNARRLGLAPSSKDEEKIRDLYGDNLTYDQYLEYLSMTIHDKDNAEQLVKMFAYFDTNTTGFLTKNQMKNILVTWGDALTEDEAMNALNAFSNDDKIDYKLFCEDILQ, via the coding sequence ATGGAACAACAATGCCATATGTGTTATTTCGAATTACCTGACGCTAAAACAACAATAGGTCCATATgataatgaattaaattattttatgtgGGGACCCGGTTTTGAATGGAAACCAGAACCAGTAGTAAAACAAATATCAGGAGAAGATACTTATGATGAAACTGAAGAATCAGAAGAATCCGAACATGGTTTTGATGAATTAGATGAAAAAGTTAATAAAGAtgatagaaaaatatattttgatgaaAAATCCAGCAGTGGAAAAATAAGCATAGAAAATGCTTCTTACAATGCTAGAAGATTAGGGTTAGCTCCATCAAGTAAggatgaagaaaaaattagagATTTATATGGAGATAATTTAACATATGACCAATATTTAGAATATTTGTCTATGACAATTCATGATAAAGATAATGCCGAACAATTAGTTAAAATGTTTGCATATTTCGATACCAATACAACTGGTTTCTTAACCAAAAaccaaatgaaaaatattttagtCACATGGGGAGATGCTTTAACTGAAGATGAAGCAATGAATGCACTTAATGCATTTTCAAATGACGACAAAATcgattataaattattttgcgAGGATATATTgcaataa